Genomic segment of Candidatus Afararchaeum irisae:
TCCCGTATCTGTGTCGTCTATCTCTATGTTCCCACCGACCATTCTGAGTATCCAGTAGACGAACCAGAGCCCGAGACCGCTTCCGTGTAGAAGGCTAGTCTCCTCGCCGTTTCTGAGAACCTCCT
This window contains:
- a CDS encoding ATP-binding protein; the protein is EVLRNGEETSLLHGSGLGLWFVYWILRMVGGNIEIDDTDTGSRVSLLVPVPERESSDPDLG